In the genome of Drosophila yakuba strain Tai18E2 chromosome 3R, Prin_Dyak_Tai18E2_2.1, whole genome shotgun sequence, one region contains:
- the LOC6535267 gene encoding complexin isoform X7, whose product MNFIGGDGGDDGDDKEKAEEEERERQEAIKEAEDRRKEKHRKMEEEREKMRQDIRDKYNIKKKEEIVEATPQEEPNPLMRKKKTPEELAAEAEQEELDDFTNMFFRCFISIINNIQNNSTRKRLQPVQEQHQQQHQLQKNPNMYYKI is encoded by the exons ATGAATTTCATTG GAGGTGATGGAGGCGATGATGGCGACGACAAGGAAAAGGCAGAGGAGGAGGAAAGGGAGCGTCAGGAGGCCATCAAGGAGGCCGAGGACCGGCGCAAGGAAAAGCACCGAAAAATGGAGGAGGAGCGCGAGAAGATGAGGCAAGACATTCGCGATAAG TACAACATCAAGAAAAAGGAGGAGATCGTGGAGGCGACCCCCCAAGAAGAGCCCAATCCCCTGATGCGGAAAAAGAAGACGCCCGAGGAACTCGCCGCCGAAGCGGAGCAGGAAGAGCTCGATGATTTTACAA ACATGTTCTTTCGGTGTTTTATAAGTATCATCAACAACATCCAGAACAACAGCACTAGAAAACGCCTACAGCCAGTACAagaacaacatcaacaacaacatcaacttCAGAAGAATCCAAATATGTATTATAAGATATAA
- the LOC6535267 gene encoding complexin isoform X6, whose translation MNFIGAVGGDGGDDGDDKEKAEEEERERQEAIKEAEDRRKEKHRKMEEEREKMRQDIRDKYNIKKKEEIVEATPQEEPNPLMRKKKTPEELAAEAEQEELDDFTNMFFRCFISIINNIQNNSTRKRLQPVQEQHQQQHQLQKNPNMYYKI comes from the exons ATGAATTTCATTG GCGCTGTAGGAGGTGATGGAGGCGATGATGGCGACGACAAGGAAAAGGCAGAGGAGGAGGAAAGGGAGCGTCAGGAGGCCATCAAGGAGGCCGAGGACCGGCGCAAGGAAAAGCACCGAAAAATGGAGGAGGAGCGCGAGAAGATGAGGCAAGACATTCGCGATAAG TACAACATCAAGAAAAAGGAGGAGATCGTGGAGGCGACCCCCCAAGAAGAGCCCAATCCCCTGATGCGGAAAAAGAAGACGCCCGAGGAACTCGCCGCCGAAGCGGAGCAGGAAGAGCTCGATGATTTTACAA ACATGTTCTTTCGGTGTTTTATAAGTATCATCAACAACATCCAGAACAACAGCACTAGAAAACGCCTACAGCCAGTACAagaacaacatcaacaacaacatcaacttCAGAAGAATCCAAATATGTATTATAAGATATAA
- the LOC6535268 gene encoding uncharacterized protein LOC6535268 — protein sequence MISRALAILCIAGITYGQDDLVRVETELLSFSRNLEQYLDTSKQPCQDFYGYVCSHSANLSETGRQRYQSGLKHTDVAQLMDMELQLINFFKSCESGSGVEALKGSQLFRQSGGWPALEPIKVNASQRTNQAQSWLGVLGYFHEVGAPYFFETSVTIQSNKRLVVLQPECTRRNTLRKYEQRVGEVLQSFGIEQSRAHVTALEVLSLERNSRDIVKAEHIEDQVEFSYANFKRSVFGNVSLPRLDWDGYFRKLLGGKTPQASDTIVVKQLPRLVEYFALLQNTSMIRLLNWIWTDYLMDIVDADCHQLAETYAGDLYAHMIQRVTANRVELAKMYSVLGKAFTDQLAASVWIDEISRQSSRQFLGTIMHITLNGDERLDAAYHSVLLGRRSLYRNLEKLRKFQLPQRSTSQSMQQVRRYAQVFATVNAFLEQYNLSTPLNYLLLGKFFSRSLVAAGSSSRTPGAWLSSDSERRFGIFQECVGGQTNAIDLLLDLLAQRQALSGYRQWIATRTGLEERVDALLAAGHSKMSLQRLFFVTSLLVDCQSELGVLQQDRKRQVAHATLRNSPEFLETFKCRPGDGLYPQHQRCNPF from the exons ATGATTTCAAGAGCACTGGCCATCCTGTGCATAGCTGGCATCACCTACGGCCAGGATGATCTGGTCAGGGTGGAAACCGAACTGCTGAGCTTTTCCCGCAATCTAGAGCAGTATCTTGACACCAGCAAGCAGCCCTGCCAGGACTTCTACGGTTATGTCTGCTCGCACAGCGCCAACCTCAGTGAGACGGGCAGGCAGCGATATCAGAGCGGGCTTAAGCACACGGACGTCGCTCAGCTGATGGACATGGAGCTCCAGTTAATTAACTTCTTCAAGTCCTGCGAGAGCGGGAGTGGCGTGGAGGCGCTCAAGGGATCTCAGCTGTTCAGGCAAAGTGGGGGCTGGCCTGCTTTGGAACCGATCAAGGTCAATGCAAGTCAGCGGACCAACCAAGCCCAAAGCTGGCTGGGAGTTCTCGGGTACTTCCACGAAGTAGGTGCGCCTTACTTCTTCGAGACGTCGGTTACCATTCAGTCGAACAAGCGTCTGGTGGTACTGCAACCCGAATGCACGCGCCGCAACACTCTGAGGAAATATGAGCAGCGGGTGGGCGAAGTCCTGCAGAGCTTCGGGATCGAACAGAGCCGCGCCCACGTGACCGCCCTCGAAGTGCTCAGCTTGGAGCGCAATAGTCGGGACATTGTGAAGGCGGAGCACATCGAGGACCAAGTGGAGTTCAGCTACGCGAACTTTAAGCGCAGCGTCTTTGGAAACGTCTCGCTGCCCAGACTTGACTGGGATGGCTACTTCCGCAAGTTGCTTGGCGGCAAAACGCCCCAGGCCAGCGACACCATTGTAGTCAAGCAACTGCCCAGACTGGTTGAGTACTTCGCGCTGCTGCAGAACACAAGCATGATTCGGCTTTTAAATTGGATCTGGACAGACTACTTGATGG ATATCGTAGATGCAGACTGTCACCAGTTGGCGGAGACCTATGCCGGAGACCTTTACGCCCACATGATACAGCGTGTTACGGCAAATCGAGTGGAACTGGCGAAAATGTACTCGGTGCTGGGAAAGGCCTTCACAGACCAGCTGGCCGCCAGTGTGTGGATCGATGAGATCTCGAGGCAGAGCTCGAGGCAGTTTCTGGGTACTATTATGCACATTACCCTTAATGGCGATGAGCGCTTGGACGCGGCATACCACTCTGTCTTGCTGGGTCGGCGGAGCCTCTATCGCAACCTGGAGAAGCTGCGCAAGTTTCAGCTTCCGCAACGTTCGACCTCCCAGTCCATGCAGCAGGTGCGCCGCTACGCCCAGGTATTCGCCACAGTCAATGCGTTCCTAGAGCAGTACAACCTAAGCACGCCACTCAACTACCTCCTACTGGGGAAGTTCTTCTCGCGCAGCCTGGTGGCTGCAGGCAGCAGCTCCCGTACGCCAGGAGCCTGGCTGAGCTCCGACTCAGAGCGGCGCTTTGGCATCTTCCAAGAGTGTGTAGGCGGACAGACAAACGCCATCGATCTACTTCTGGACTTACTTGCCCAAAGACAAGCGCTTAGTGGATACCGCCAGTGGATCGCCACCCGGACGGGACTGGAAGAGAGAGTCGACGCGCTTTTGGCCGCTGGTCACTCAAAGATGTCCCTACAGAGGCTATTTTTCGTTACCAGCCTCCTCGTGGACTGCCAATCCGAGTTGGGCGTCCTTCAGCAGGACCGCAAGCGCCAGGTGGCTCACGCCACATTGCGCAACTCACCGGAGTTTTTGGAAACCTTTAAGTGCCGTCCTGGAGATGGACTCTACCCGCAACACCAGCGCTGCAATCCGTTCTAG
- the LOC6535267 gene encoding complexin isoform X13: MNFIGAVGGDGGDDGDDKEKAEEEERERQEAIKEAEDRRKEKHRKMEEEREKMRQDIRDKYNIKKKEEIVEATPQEEPNPLMRKKKTPEELAAEAEQEELDDFTKLKNQIETQVNELKTQIEGKCVMQ, from the exons ATGAATTTCATTG GCGCTGTAGGAGGTGATGGAGGCGATGATGGCGACGACAAGGAAAAGGCAGAGGAGGAGGAAAGGGAGCGTCAGGAGGCCATCAAGGAGGCCGAGGACCGGCGCAAGGAAAAGCACCGAAAAATGGAGGAGGAGCGCGAGAAGATGAGGCAAGACATTCGCGATAAG TACAACATCAAGAAAAAGGAGGAGATCGTGGAGGCGACCCCCCAAGAAGAGCCCAATCCCCTGATGCGGAAAAAGAAGACGCCCGAGGAACTCGCCGCCGAAGCGGAGCAGGAAGAGCTCGATGATTTTACAA AACTGAAAAATCAAATAGAAACGCAAGTAAATGAGCTAAAAACTCAAATAGAGGGAAAATGTGTCATGCAGTGA
- the LOC6535267 gene encoding complexin isoform X14 has translation MNFIGGDGGDDGDDKEKAEEEERERQEAIKEAEDRRKEKHRKMEEEREKMRQDIRDKYNIKKKEEIVEATPQEEPNPLMRKKKTPEELAAEAEQEELDDFTKLKNQIETQVNELKTQIEGKCVMQ, from the exons ATGAATTTCATTG GAGGTGATGGAGGCGATGATGGCGACGACAAGGAAAAGGCAGAGGAGGAGGAAAGGGAGCGTCAGGAGGCCATCAAGGAGGCCGAGGACCGGCGCAAGGAAAAGCACCGAAAAATGGAGGAGGAGCGCGAGAAGATGAGGCAAGACATTCGCGATAAG TACAACATCAAGAAAAAGGAGGAGATCGTGGAGGCGACCCCCCAAGAAGAGCCCAATCCCCTGATGCGGAAAAAGAAGACGCCCGAGGAACTCGCCGCCGAAGCGGAGCAGGAAGAGCTCGATGATTTTACAA AACTGAAAAATCAAATAGAAACGCAAGTAAATGAGCTAAAAACTCAAATAGAGGGAAAATGTGTCATGCAGTGA